The Mycobacterium sp. EPa45 genomic interval AATCAGGAAGTGCAGCAGCAGGAACGCGGCCTGGGTCTGGTCCTTGCCGAGAACGCCCTGGCCGAACAGCTCGACATTGACCAGCGTGACCATCAACGCCGCGCCCGCGCACAGCGAGGTGCCCAACGAAGCCAGGAACGGCACGAACCGGACACCGGCCGGTTCGATCAACCGGGTGCGGGCGAAGCGCTCCCATACGAAGAAGGCGATCGCCGCAACGACGGCGCCGACGACCAGGATCAGGCCGTGTGGCGGCAGCAGCGTCTTGCCGTCGGGCGACGGGTTGTACAAGCCGACGACGGCCAGGCCCAACGCGATCGCGAGCAGGATGCCACCGACCAGGTCGACTCTCTCGGGGTCCGCGCTTCGGTCGTGGGAGGGCAGGCTGAAATGGATCAGCACCATCGCGACCACGGTGAGCGGCACGTTGATCCAGAACACGTCCTGCCACTTGCCCAGCAGCAGCACCACTCCGATGCCGTACAGCGGGCCGAGCACGCTGCCCAGCTCCTGGGCGGCGCCGATGCCGCCGAGCACCGCGGCACGGCTGCGCGCGGCCCAGAGGTCGGCTGCGAGTGCGAGCGTGACCGGCAGCAGGGCGCCGCTGGCGATGCCCTGGATGAGTCGGCCGATGACCAGCATGGTCAGGTCCGTGGACATGGCCGTCACCACCGAACCGACCGCGAAGGTGACCAGGGACAGTTGCAGCACGAGCTTGCGGCCGAACCGGTCGGAGAGCCGGCCCAGCAGCGGCATGGCGGCGATGTAGCCCAGCAGGTACCAGGTGATGATCGGGGTGACCTGCTGGATCTTGTTCACCGGGATGCCGACGGTCGACATGATGTCGACCATGATCGTGACGACGACATAGGTGTCGAGCGCCCCGAGCAGAACCGCCAGGCTGCCGGCGCCGATCGCGATCCGGCGGCTGCGGCCAGATGTTCCCGCCCGGTGGGCGGCGGTGTCCGGAGACTCAGCCATCACCAAGCCCCCCGTCAGACGGCGGGCTTGCTGACGGTGACCGGCTTGTCCCACTCCGACAGCGTGATCTGGATGCTGCTGCCATTTCCGGTGTCGGCCTTGGCCTGAACCAGCTGATGCGGGTCGGCCTTCTGGATCCACACGGTGGCGGGCAGCGGGCTGGTCGCCTTGAGCGGGATCAGCTTGTTCATCGCGTCGGCGCTGACCTTGCCGGTGATACGGACGGTATCCACGCCGTTGATGGTCTCGCTGGCCTCCGACTTGGGATCGCTGATGCTGGCGAGCCAGTTGGCCAGCCCGTTGTCCGGGTTGAGGACCACCGAGGGATCGTAGATGTCCTTGGCCGGGCCCATGTCGAGCCAGTTGTTAGGGGTCAGCGCTGCGTAGAGGGTGCCGTCGAGAACGACGAGCTGGATGTCGACGTCCGAGCCGCCCATCGAAATCGTCGAGTTCCCGGACACCGCGGTCGCGGGCACGTTGGTCAGGTCGCCGGTCAACTTCTTGACGGGCAGACCCTCGATCTTGCCGCCGACAGTGATGTCGAGGTGGGCGCTCTTGAGGCCCTTGGTGACTCCGATGGACTGCTGCAGCAGTCCGGCGGCGTCGGGTAGCGGTTCGGCTGGCTTCGACGAGGACGAGCAGCCCGCGACGAGCAGCGCTGCTATTGCGAAGAGGGCGGCAAGGACGGCGAACATTCGGCGGCACGTCGGCATAGGTGCATCGTAGAGGGTCGGGATGACCAGACCCGCGCCAGCGGCTCGCGCAGACCTGATCGCGCACTATCTGAGCTGGGGTTTTGCCGGGGGAGGGCGAGTGTCGTCACGCCACGGCTAGATTGGGCGCGTGTTCACCGGAATCGTCGAGGAACTGGGTGAGATCGTCGGTAAGGATGACCTGGCCGACTCCGCCAGGTTCGTCATCCGCGGGCCCGTCGTCACTGCCGATGCCCGCCACGGCGACTCGATCGCCGTCAACGGTGTCTGCCTGACCGTTGTCGAGGTGCTGCCCGGGGGGCAATTCAGCGCCGACGTGATGGCTGAGACG includes:
- a CDS encoding LppX_LprAFG lipoprotein, whose amino-acid sequence is MPTCRRMFAVLAALFAIAALLVAGCSSSSKPAEPLPDAAGLLQQSIGVTKGLKSAHLDITVGGKIEGLPVKKLTGDLTNVPATAVSGNSTISMGGSDVDIQLVVLDGTLYAALTPNNWLDMGPAKDIYDPSVVLNPDNGLANWLASISDPKSEASETINGVDTVRITGKVSADAMNKLIPLKATSPLPATVWIQKADPHQLVQAKADTGNGSSIQITLSEWDKPVTVSKPAV
- a CDS encoding MFS transporter, with the protein product MAESPDTAAHRAGTSGRSRRIAIGAGSLAVLLGALDTYVVVTIMVDIMSTVGIPVNKIQQVTPIITWYLLGYIAAMPLLGRLSDRFGRKLVLQLSLVTFAVGSVVTAMSTDLTMLVIGRLIQGIASGALLPVTLALAADLWAARSRAAVLGGIGAAQELGSVLGPLYGIGVVLLLGKWQDVFWINVPLTVVAMVLIHFSLPSHDRSADPERVDLVGGILLAIALGLAVVGLYNPSPDGKTLLPPHGLILVVGAVVAAIAFFVWERFARTRLIEPAGVRFVPFLASLGTSLCAGAALMVTLVNVELFGQGVLGKDQTQAAFLLLHFLIALPIGALIGGWIATRIGDRIVAVVGMLISAGAYLLVSHWGTNVATTHHDLGFVSLPVIDTDLALAGFGLGLVIGPLTSAALRVVPAAQHGIASSLVVVARMTGMLIGVAALSAWGLYRFNQILATLPSPGGNSLAAKIAGEAERYRTAFAMQYGSIFFVTVIVCLVGAALALFIGGKQAHTDEAPAESSLTASH